The sequence CCACGTCGCAGGCAGCGGCGACGTCTCTGCGACGGGACTCGAGGTCGTCACGAACGACGAGGCCTCGGCACAGGTGCTCGCGGCGATCGCTGGTGGCGACGTCGCTCACGACACCGTCAGCAGGGAGTACGCCCACGACGCCTCGATCACGCGCACCGAAGACGAGTACACGCTCTCGATCGACGGCCTGCTCGGGCGATCGAGTCCGCGCTCACTCCCCGTCGACGGCCGCGGTGGCTACCGTTTCGGTGCGTTCGCGCGACACGATCGGGACCTGCTCCGGGGGTTGCTCGAGGGCTGTGGGACGATCTGCTTCAAGTCCTCGAGTGGCACCGTGGGCATCTCGTTCGTCCACGACGACCGCGAGTTACTCGAGCGCTGTCGGGCTCTGATCGCCGACTGCCCGGTCGACGCGCCGACGGACGACCTCGCCGAGACTTCGTCTGGCGGCTACTGGTTCGGCGTCGAGGACGACGCCGCACCAGCGTTCGGCACCTGGCTGTACGAGACCTGCGAGGAGACCGGCTGTTTCGCCCCGAGTCGACGCCGAAAGCTCGAGGCCAGCCTCGAGCAGGCGGCAGGCTACGACTGATAATCAAAACGACACACCATGAGCCA is a genomic window of Natrarchaeobaculum aegyptiacum containing:
- a CDS encoding cobalamin biosynthesis protein, with the protein product MSGTGSGDDGSSANPTDPPASLEVPPDPLAGHPATAYFWGHVAGSGDVSATGLEVVTNDEASAQVLAAIAGGDVAHDTVSREYAHDASITRTEDEYTLSIDGLLGRSSPRSLPVDGRGGYRFGAFARHDRDLLRGLLEGCGTICFKSSSGTVGISFVHDDRELLERCRALIADCPVDAPTDDLAETSSGGYWFGVEDDAAPAFGTWLYETCEETGCFAPSRRRKLEASLEQAAGYD